A part of Terriglobus roseus genomic DNA contains:
- a CDS encoding YybH family protein, which produces MKSLLLAAALLTPVCAAAQTAASATPMATLNTFVNAFNKGDMATVHAVHAADGVTIIDEDAPYIWQGKGALDAWLAVLDNVGKTKGESENAVALRKPQVLNVSGNRAYAVVPVEYTWKEKGVPMHEPATMTVVLHRGPAGWKIDAWSWNGTPPQRIGK; this is translated from the coding sequence ATGAAATCTCTTTTGCTCGCAGCTGCCTTGCTCACGCCCGTCTGCGCAGCTGCTCAGACGGCAGCCTCCGCCACACCCATGGCCACGCTCAACACCTTCGTCAACGCCTTCAACAAGGGCGATATGGCTACGGTGCATGCCGTCCATGCAGCTGACGGCGTCACGATCATTGACGAGGATGCGCCGTACATCTGGCAGGGCAAAGGAGCGCTCGACGCATGGCTCGCCGTGTTGGACAACGTCGGCAAGACGAAGGGTGAGAGTGAAAATGCAGTGGCACTGCGTAAGCCGCAGGTGCTCAATGTCTCTGGTAACCGCGCCTATGCAGTTGTTCCGGTCGAGTACACATGGAAGGAAAAGGGCGTACCCATGCATGAACCCGCAACCATGACCGTCGTCCTCCACCGCGGACCCGCAGGTTGGAAGATCGATGCATGGTCATGGAACGGCACGCCGCCACAGCGCATCGGCAAATAG
- a CDS encoding dihydrofolate reductase family protein: MGKVRIAGFSVSLDGFGAGIEQSLNDPLGKRGPELMQWFFPTKAFRAMQGQDVSGEDTADDIFARRAMEGNGAWILGRNMFGPVRGPWPDDSWKGWWGEEPPYHVPTFVLTHHARDPIMMKGGTTFYFVTDGIGSALEKAKQAAGDKHVRIGGGVSTARQYLQAGLVDSVHLAMAPVMLGRGENLLAGLDLPSLGFSVKEHVATEAATHVVLER, encoded by the coding sequence ATGGGGAAAGTTCGGATTGCGGGGTTTTCGGTTTCGCTGGATGGATTTGGTGCGGGTATTGAGCAGAGTTTGAATGATCCGCTGGGCAAGCGTGGGCCGGAGTTGATGCAGTGGTTCTTTCCTACGAAGGCGTTTCGTGCCATGCAGGGGCAAGATGTTAGCGGCGAGGATACTGCGGATGACATCTTTGCTCGTCGTGCGATGGAAGGAAATGGTGCGTGGATACTGGGCCGCAATATGTTTGGGCCGGTGCGTGGGCCATGGCCGGACGATAGCTGGAAGGGGTGGTGGGGTGAGGAGCCGCCTTATCACGTGCCTACCTTTGTGCTGACTCATCATGCGCGTGATCCGATTATGATGAAGGGTGGGACGACCTTCTACTTTGTGACGGATGGCATTGGATCGGCGTTGGAGAAGGCGAAACAGGCCGCAGGCGACAAACATGTTCGCATTGGCGGTGGTGTTTCGACTGCTCGGCAGTATCTGCAGGCGGGACTTGTGGACAGTGTCCACCTGGCGATGGCTCCGGTGATGCTTGGGCGTGGCGAGAACCTGTTGGCAGGACTGGATCTGCCTTCGCTGGGATTCAGTGTGAAAGAACATGTGGCGACCGAGGCCGCCACACATGTGGTTCTGGAACGCTAG
- a CDS encoding POTRA domain-containing protein: MLSLRFAVPAAMLMAAASLSAQYTVKRMVFQGGAPYTQKQLEAASGLAPGQKIGQKEMSDAAQHIMDSGAFGDIEMSLNGAASGIDVIFKLKPADPATMLPVSFENIAWLTPEEREAGLKQRVPLYADKLPAAGYLQQQVQDALQEMVKAKGVNAKVEGFQKPSTPERPTAAVAFRVTEPRLVLSNVKLTGVSADLAPGERKSIGQLVGTLFNEGIDSHLSDTLLSAYRNAGYVDAKLDNVSRTVADGATGSANVTVAAQVVPGEPYRVASITWPGTALFSADDFAKGNKVHAGDTVSVAALRESYQPILDAYHRQGYVDAAIVPALKADTANHTVAYDLTISPGQVYHVDSVHITGLSGQAQKDFDANWKLKAGAVWDSVYAEKFLQNNTALRSLAPYTAKFDSVAHPETHTVNVTITFFANNK, from the coding sequence ATGCTTTCGCTTCGATTTGCTGTTCCTGCGGCCATGCTCATGGCTGCTGCTTCCCTTTCTGCCCAGTACACCGTAAAGCGCATGGTATTTCAGGGTGGCGCTCCCTATACGCAGAAGCAGCTTGAGGCTGCGAGTGGTTTGGCTCCTGGACAGAAGATTGGCCAGAAAGAGATGAGTGACGCCGCGCAGCACATTATGGACAGTGGTGCGTTTGGCGATATTGAAATGTCGTTGAATGGGGCGGCCAGCGGCATTGATGTGATCTTCAAACTGAAGCCTGCTGATCCTGCGACGATGCTGCCCGTTTCATTTGAAAACATTGCATGGCTGACACCGGAAGAACGTGAAGCCGGATTGAAGCAGCGCGTACCTCTCTATGCAGACAAGCTGCCCGCTGCAGGATACCTGCAACAGCAGGTGCAAGACGCGTTGCAGGAGATGGTGAAGGCTAAAGGTGTGAATGCCAAGGTGGAGGGCTTTCAAAAGCCTTCTACGCCGGAACGTCCAACAGCCGCCGTGGCCTTCCGCGTGACCGAGCCGCGACTGGTTTTGAGCAATGTGAAGCTGACCGGTGTGAGTGCCGATCTGGCTCCGGGGGAACGGAAGTCGATTGGACAACTCGTGGGCACGCTGTTCAATGAAGGCATTGATAGCCATCTTTCAGACACGCTATTAAGCGCTTATCGCAATGCGGGTTATGTGGATGCGAAGTTGGACAATGTAAGCCGCACGGTTGCAGATGGCGCGACTGGTTCGGCGAACGTTACTGTTGCTGCGCAGGTTGTTCCCGGAGAACCGTACCGTGTGGCTTCGATTACATGGCCTGGAACTGCACTGTTCTCTGCGGATGATTTCGCGAAGGGCAACAAGGTGCATGCGGGCGATACGGTATCCGTGGCTGCGTTGCGTGAGAGCTATCAGCCGATTCTTGATGCTTACCATCGGCAGGGGTATGTTGATGCCGCGATAGTGCCTGCGTTAAAAGCAGACACGGCGAACCATACGGTGGCTTACGACCTGACGATTTCGCCCGGTCAGGTTTATCATGTGGACAGTGTTCACATTACGGGTTTGTCGGGGCAGGCACAGAAAGACTTTGACGCAAACTGGAAGTTGAAAGCAGGGGCTGTGTGGGATTCCGTCTATGCGGAGAAGTTCCTGCAGAACAATACGGCGCTGCGGTCACTGGCTCCGTACACGGCAAAGTTTGATTCTGTGGCGCATCCAGAGACACACACGGTGAATGTGACGATTACTTTTTTCGCAAACAACAAGTAG
- a CDS encoding tagatose 1,6-diphosphate aldolase, giving the protein MATKPTPGKIKGLKAVSDARGVIAAAAMDQRGSLQKSIGAARGSAASGDDLVIFKELVTKTLTKYASAILLDPEYGLPAARQRNDAGLLLAYEKTGYDATTPGRLPDLLDLWSVRRLKEAGADCVKILLYYTPYEDATVNNLKQAWIERIGDECRWHDIPFFLEPVGYDEAGKGEKTLEYARKKPSVVTKTMEEFTKDRYGVDVLKVEVPVEMTFVEGTKAFKGESAYTRAQALQYFRDAETVTDKPFIYLSAGVTNPIFIETLALAGESGTKFNGVLCGRATWYDGIKIYAQQGAAAFEAWLDTTGVENIQNVNEALKAASPWYLKYGASSLAEL; this is encoded by the coding sequence GTGGCAACGAAGCCAACACCGGGAAAGATCAAGGGATTGAAGGCTGTATCCGATGCGCGCGGCGTGATTGCCGCAGCTGCGATGGACCAGCGCGGATCGCTGCAGAAGTCGATTGGCGCAGCACGCGGTTCGGCGGCATCGGGCGATGATCTGGTCATCTTCAAGGAACTGGTAACGAAGACGCTGACGAAGTATGCGTCGGCGATTCTGCTGGATCCGGAGTATGGTCTGCCTGCGGCGCGCCAGCGTAACGACGCGGGTTTGCTACTGGCATACGAAAAGACCGGCTACGATGCGACCACGCCGGGCCGCTTGCCGGATCTGCTGGACCTGTGGAGCGTTCGCCGTCTGAAGGAAGCTGGCGCGGACTGCGTGAAGATTCTGCTGTACTACACTCCGTACGAAGACGCGACTGTGAACAACCTGAAGCAGGCGTGGATTGAGCGCATTGGCGATGAGTGCCGTTGGCACGACATTCCCTTCTTCCTGGAGCCGGTTGGTTATGACGAAGCCGGCAAGGGCGAGAAGACGCTGGAGTATGCGCGCAAGAAGCCTTCCGTTGTGACGAAGACAATGGAAGAGTTCACCAAGGATCGCTATGGTGTGGACGTGCTGAAGGTGGAAGTGCCCGTTGAGATGACGTTCGTGGAAGGCACGAAGGCGTTCAAAGGTGAGTCGGCTTACACGCGTGCACAAGCGTTGCAGTATTTCCGCGATGCCGAGACTGTTACCGACAAGCCGTTCATCTATCTTTCGGCTGGTGTGACCAATCCAATCTTCATTGAAACGCTGGCGCTGGCGGGTGAAAGCGGCACGAAGTTCAATGGCGTTCTGTGCGGTCGTGCGACGTGGTACGACGGCATCAAGATCTACGCGCAGCAGGGTGCGGCGGCCTTTGAAGCATGGCTGGACACCACGGGCGTGGAGAACATTCAGAATGTGAATGAGGCTCTTAAGGCGGCTTCGCCCTGGTACCTGAAGTATGGTGCTTCGTCGTTGGCTGAACTGTAG
- the rph gene encoding ribonuclease PH, which translates to MRESKEVIFRSNDRGADALRPTRLVRDFVATAEGSVLIEVGNTRVLCNATVEPTVPGWLRNSGKGWVTAEYSMLPRATLTRTPRESERGKIGGRTHEIQRLIGRSLRSVVDLKALGERSIVLDCDVIQADGGTRTAAITGACAALALALNRLVKAGTLTKSPMRELVAATSVGIVDGQVLLDLAYEEDSQAEVDMNVVMTASGGLVETQATAEKVPYSRAQLGEMLDLAENGIRQLIQLQEELLQG; encoded by the coding sequence ATGAGAGAGAGCAAAGAAGTGATTTTTCGCAGTAACGATCGTGGCGCAGACGCGCTTCGCCCGACCCGGCTGGTCCGGGATTTCGTGGCAACGGCCGAAGGCTCGGTATTGATCGAGGTTGGGAACACCCGTGTTCTGTGCAATGCCACCGTGGAGCCGACGGTGCCCGGATGGCTCCGGAATAGCGGCAAGGGGTGGGTTACCGCCGAGTACAGCATGTTACCAAGGGCTACCCTGACCCGGACGCCGCGAGAGAGCGAACGCGGCAAGATTGGCGGCAGGACGCACGAGATTCAGCGGCTGATTGGGCGCTCCCTGCGGAGCGTGGTGGACCTGAAGGCTCTGGGTGAGCGGTCGATTGTGCTGGATTGCGACGTGATCCAGGCTGACGGCGGCACCCGTACCGCAGCGATTACAGGCGCCTGTGCGGCGCTGGCACTGGCGCTGAACCGGTTGGTGAAGGCAGGAACGCTGACAAAGTCGCCCATGCGGGAGCTGGTGGCGGCGACGTCTGTGGGTATCGTCGACGGGCAGGTTCTGCTGGATCTGGCGTATGAGGAAGATTCGCAGGCCGAAGTGGACATGAACGTGGTGATGACGGCCTCTGGCGGGCTGGTGGAGACACAGGCGACTGCTGAGAAGGTGCCGTATTCGCGCGCGCAGTTGGGCGAGATGTTGGACCTGGCAGAGAACGGCATCCGACAACTTATCCAGTTGCAGGAAGAACTACTGCAGGGCTAA
- a CDS encoding sigma-54-dependent transcriptional regulator — MKPLNPFPRPALSGERLASTSVSKISGSKNIASGTATLPSDRPGEGEPISQLASADPKLELLVADDDLPVLKACCEVASGMGFSVHAANSSQQARDVMRLYPIDVVLMDLRMPGGGLSLLEEIRHARPRTAVVIMTAFATVSSAVEAMRMGATDYLTKPFAMDELTNVLERAGQRRSFEMEGQRVQGNLRAQAGFGNLVGRSPEMEKLYRIISKVANANHPVLILGESGSGKETVARAIHSSGPLATRGFHVLECGQLAPAVLESELFGFTRGAYTGFDRSQEPLLALPEGGTLFLDGISEMPLDMQSRLMRVLQDRQIIPPGGTQPKPLTVRVLAGSSRDLATLVAQGQFRKDLYYRLNVVSLRIPALRERREDIPFLLEYFLERMRRERAIIYRFSPEAMDVLASYDWPGNVRELESAIERACALSSGPVLYMGDLPTQMHQLATPDSTAALTRVDERRLQPSVPAADRPSNPIVSIAELEREAILHTIRQLHGDKLMAAKLLGIGKTTLYRKLKEYGISDI; from the coding sequence TTGAAACCCTTGAATCCCTTCCCGCGTCCCGCTCTTTCGGGTGAAAGGCTTGCGAGTACGTCCGTCTCAAAAATTTCCGGCAGCAAGAATATCGCCAGCGGCACGGCCACATTGCCGTCTGACCGTCCTGGTGAGGGAGAGCCTATTTCTCAGCTTGCGTCTGCTGACCCCAAGCTCGAACTTCTCGTTGCCGATGATGACCTTCCAGTGCTCAAAGCCTGTTGTGAAGTGGCCTCAGGCATGGGATTCTCCGTCCACGCCGCAAACAGTTCTCAGCAGGCGCGGGATGTCATGCGTCTCTATCCGATCGATGTCGTGCTGATGGACCTCCGCATGCCCGGTGGCGGTCTCTCGCTGCTGGAAGAGATTCGCCATGCTCGCCCTCGTACGGCTGTCGTCATCATGACGGCCTTTGCAACGGTGTCCTCAGCAGTGGAAGCCATGCGTATGGGAGCCACGGATTACCTCACTAAGCCGTTCGCCATGGATGAACTCACCAACGTTTTGGAACGTGCCGGCCAACGCCGGTCCTTTGAAATGGAGGGCCAGCGCGTTCAGGGAAATCTGCGCGCCCAGGCCGGATTCGGGAATCTCGTCGGCCGTTCCCCGGAGATGGAAAAGCTCTACCGCATCATCTCCAAGGTCGCAAACGCAAATCATCCTGTGCTCATCCTGGGCGAGAGCGGTTCCGGCAAAGAAACGGTGGCGCGCGCCATCCATAGCAGTGGTCCGCTGGCTACCCGGGGATTTCACGTTCTGGAGTGCGGCCAGCTTGCGCCCGCGGTTCTGGAAAGCGAACTCTTCGGCTTCACTCGCGGTGCTTATACAGGTTTTGACCGTTCTCAGGAGCCTCTGTTGGCTCTGCCAGAAGGCGGCACCTTGTTCCTCGACGGCATCAGTGAAATGCCGTTGGATATGCAGTCGCGCTTGATGCGTGTTTTACAGGATCGGCAGATCATCCCCCCGGGTGGAACACAGCCTAAACCGCTCACTGTGCGGGTGTTGGCCGGTTCCAGCCGTGATCTGGCCACACTCGTCGCACAGGGACAGTTCCGAAAGGATCTGTACTACCGGCTCAACGTTGTCAGTCTCCGCATTCCAGCTCTCAGGGAACGCCGGGAAGATATTCCGTTTCTGCTGGAATACTTTCTCGAACGCATGCGTCGCGAGCGTGCCATCATCTATCGCTTCTCACCGGAAGCAATGGATGTGCTCGCTTCTTACGACTGGCCCGGAAATGTCCGCGAACTGGAAAGCGCAATTGAACGTGCGTGCGCTCTTTCCAGTGGACCCGTTCTTTACATGGGCGATCTACCCACGCAAATGCATCAGTTGGCGACTCCGGATTCCACCGCTGCGCTCACTCGCGTGGATGAACGTCGCTTACAACCTTCGGTTCCGGCTGCGGACCGTCCCTCGAATCCCATCGTCTCCATTGCGGAGCTCGAACGGGAGGCAATCCTTCACACAATTCGCCAGCTTCACGGCGACAAACTCATGGCAGCAAAATTACTTGGTATTGGGAAAACCACCCTGTACCGCAAACTCAAGGAATACGGTATCTCCGATATTTAA